The following nucleotide sequence is from Catonella massiliensis.
AATGATATATCCGTTATCTTCCAGGAGCCAATGACAAGTCTTAACCCTATATTTACTATAGAAAGACAGGTCGCTGAGCCTTTTATCATCCATCAGGGAATGAGCAAAAAGGCAGCCAATGCAAAGGTTGTCGAGATGCTTAGTGCGGTAAAGATTCCTAATCCTGAGGCCGTGGCAAAGCAATATCCTCATCAGCTCTCAGGTGGTATGAGACAGAGAGTTATGATAGCTATGGCTCTTGCCTGTCAGCCAAAGCTTCTTATTGCGGATGAGCCTACGACTGCGCTTGATGTTACCATTCAGGCACAGATACTTAAGCTTATGAATGAACTTAAGAATGAGCGTGGTACTTCAATCCTCTTCATTACCCACGACCTTGGAGTAATCAATGAGATGGCTGATGATGTTGCAGTTATGTACTGTGGACAGGTAGTTGAGATGGCTCCTTCAAGAACCATATTTGGTATGGATGATTATAATCATCCATATACAGAAGGACTTATGAATTCTATACCAAGGCTTGATACCCCTTCGGGTGTGAGGCTTGAGGCTATACCGGGTGCAGTTCCGCATCCGCTTGACCTTCCTAAGGGATGTAAGTTTGCCCCACGTTGTAAGTATTGTACGGAGAAATGCTTGAATGAAGAGCCTGCGCTTAATGAAGTTGAGCCTGGACATCAGGTAAGGTGTTTCTATCCTGAAAAGGGGGCAAGAAAAAATGGAAAATAATAACGAAAAGAACGTATTACTTCATATAGAAGACCTTAAGCAGTATTTCCCAATCAAGAAGAACTTTGGAGAGAAGCAGCGCTATGTAAAGGCTAATGATGGTATCTCCATAGATATAAGGGAAGGTGAAACCTATGGCCTCGTTGGAGAGTCAGGCTGTGGTAAGTCTACTCTCGGGCGTGTTCTTTTACAGCTTTATAAGCAGACTGCAGGCCGTACTATGTACTATGGAAGGAACATTGATGACCTTGCACCTAGCTATGTAGCTGAGACATTGAAGAAAATCCCTGCACTTAAAAAGGAGTGGGAAAAGCTTGTAGCTGATGAGAACGCAGCAAAGAAGGCTTATGAAGAGGCAACTGCGCAGTTAGAAAAGTCAAATAACAGCGAAGAATCTAATGTTGATAAAGAGAACTTTGCTGCAATAGAAAAATATAATGAAGCTGTAAGAAAGACTAAGGAAGCTTATCTTACTATAGTTGAACTTATAGGTGGTTTCTTTGTTCTTGATGACCTTACAGAGATAGCCGGCCTCCTTCTTAA
It contains:
- a CDS encoding ABC transporter ATP-binding protein, whose protein sequence is MEENKYLLELQDLKTFFTTKKGIVKAVNGVTYHVQAGKTLGVVGESGSGKSVSAMSILKLLDGNGKIAGGKIIFDGKDLSEVSIKDMSKIRGNDISVIFQEPMTSLNPIFTIERQVAEPFIIHQGMSKKAANAKVVEMLSAVKIPNPEAVAKQYPHQLSGGMRQRVMIAMALACQPKLLIADEPTTALDVTIQAQILKLMNELKNERGTSILFITHDLGVINEMADDVAVMYCGQVVEMAPSRTIFGMDDYNHPYTEGLMNSIPRLDTPSGVRLEAIPGAVPHPLDLPKGCKFAPRCKYCTEKCLNEEPALNEVEPGHQVRCFYPEKGARKNGK